A part of Aegilops tauschii subsp. strangulata cultivar AL8/78 chromosome 2, Aet v6.0, whole genome shotgun sequence genomic DNA contains:
- the LOC109745256 gene encoding uncharacterized protein, whose translation MSTSTKQADRELKKFHDAQCEADRAAVANSLKAIFAETVLHTFLFPIEPTAADFQSLYQLRDVRYVNNSSMLLSVTKEDGKSETKVPVTPKHHKELEKQSFHSISIQCGDGAVMEILIRESDNYVVAFRVYFSIQAKDITPWRTFREPVPIRLGKSDPTKYSSSHVKLGRVQFG comes from the exons ATGTCTACAAGTACAAAACAGGCTGATCGGGAGCTGAAAAAGTTCCACGATGCACAATGTGAAGCAGATAGAGCAGCTGTCGCCAATTCTCTTAAGGCAATTTTTGCTGAGACAGTTCTCCATACATTTCTGTTTCCTATTGAGCCAACAGCTGCGGACTTTCAAAGTTTGTACCAGTTGAGGGATGTGAGATATGTCAACAATTCTTCTATGCTTCTTTCCGTTACAAAAGAGGATGGCAAGTCTGAGACCAAGGTTCCAGTCACGCCAAAACACCACAAAGAG CTTGAGAAACAGTCGTTCCATTCGATATCGATCCAATGTGGTGATGGAGCAGTTATGGAGATATTAATACGTGAAAGCGATAATTATGTTGTCGCGTTTCGCGTGTATTTCTCCATTCAAGCTAAGGATATAACCCCATGGAGAACTTTCCGGGAGCCGGTGCCTATTCGACTGGGAAAATCAGACCCAACAAAATACTCCTCTAGCCATGTGAAACT TGGAAGGGTGCAATTTGGTTAA